A genomic stretch from Oncorhynchus gorbuscha isolate QuinsamMale2020 ecotype Even-year linkage group LG20, OgorEven_v1.0, whole genome shotgun sequence includes:
- the LOC124006700 gene encoding PR domain zinc finger protein 12-like — protein sequence MGSVLPAEALALKSGFKCQSRSLSDIITSDILHSFLYGRWRNVIGEHLMEERQSSIGPKTAFTAEVLAQSFVGEVQKLSSLVLPSEVIIAQSSIPGEGLGIFSKTWIKAGTEMGPFTGTVISPEHVDLLKNNNLMWEVFNDDGTVRYFIDASQEDHRSWMTYIKCARNEQEQNLEVVQIGSSIFYRAVETIPPDQELLVWYGNSHNTFLGIPGVPGTEEEHQKKSRNEDSHSCDGSSSCSPSSSSSSSSATSRMRCVICHRGFNSRSNLRSHMRIHTLDKPFVCRFCNRRFSQSSTLRNHVRLHTGERPYKCHVCQSAYSQLAGLRAHQKSARHRPGAGGADTASQISPPPPPITSLTQHQVPLVHHIPTMVL from the exons ATGGGCTCGGTATTACCTGCAGAGGCTTTAGCCCTGAAGTCTGGATTTAAATGCCAGAGTCGGTCCTTGTCTGATATTATCACCTCAGACATTCTACACAGTTTCCTGTATGGACGGTGGAGAAATGTGATCGGGGAGCACCTGATGGAGGAGAGGCAGAGCAGCATCGGTCCCAAGACAGCCTTCACTGCCGAGGTCCTCGCACAGTCGTTCGTTGGAG AGGTCCAGAAGCTGTCCAGCCTGGTGCTGCCCAGTGAGGTGATCATTGCCCAGAGCTCTATACCTGGTGAGGGCCTGGGCATCTTCTCCAAGACCTGGATCAAGGCAGGCACAGAGATGGGTCCATTTACTGGCACGGTCATCTCCCCTGAACACGTGGACCTGCTCAAGAACAACAACCTCATGTGGGAG GTGTTCAATGATGATGGCACGGTACGCTACTTCATTGATGCCAGTCAGGAGGACCATCGCAGCTGGATGACCTACATCAAGTGTGCGCGCAACGAGCAGGAGCAGAACCTGGAGGTGGTGCAGATCGGCAGCAGCATCTTCTACAGGGCCGTGGAG ACTATCCCTCCAGACCAGGAGCTGCTAGTGTGGTACGGAAACTCCCACAACACCTTCCTTGGTATTCCTGGCGTTCCCGGTACAGAAGAAGAGCATCAGAAAAAGAGCCGCAATG AGGACTCTCACTCATGTGATGGCTCTTCATCttgctccccctcctcctcctcctcttcctcatctgcGACCAGCCGCATGCGGTGCGTCATCTGCCACCGGGGCTTCAACTCGCGTAGTAACCTGCGCTCCCACATGCGCATCCACACCCTGGACAAGCCCTTCGTCTGTCGCTTCTGCAACCGCCGCTTCAGCCAGTCATCCACCCTGCGCAACCACGTGCGCCTGCACACCGGAGAGCGCCCCTACAAGTGCCACGTGTGCCAGAGCGCCTACTCCCAACTGGCAGGGCTGCGGGCACACCAGAAGAGTGCCAGGCACAGACCAGGGGCGGGGGGCGCAGACACTGCCTCCCAAATCTCACCTCCACCCCCACCGATCACCAGCCTGACCCAACACCAGGTCCCCCTGGTTCACCATATCCCCACCATGGTGCTATGA